From the genome of Aspergillus fumigatus Af293 chromosome 1, whole genome shotgun sequence, one region includes:
- a CDS encoding DNA-directed RNA polymerase II core subunit RPO21 translates to MSNVYFPYSKAPLRTIKEIQFGLFSPEEIKRMSVVHVEYPETMDEQRMRPRTKGLNDPRLGTIDRQWNCETCEEGQKECPGHFGHIELATPVFHIGFLTKVKKLLETVCHNCGKIKADTSDSKFLEALRMRDPKRRFDHIWRLSKDVLICEADPPPDEDEPFSKESSKPLRRHGGCGNAQPTIRKEGITLVGTWKPNKSMMDEDEMQQPEKKVITPQMALNVFRNISHEDVRIMGLSNDYARPEWMIITVLPVPPPPVRPSVLVGGSTSGQRGEDDLTYKLAEIIRANQNVQRCEQEGAPEHVVREFESLLQYHVATYMDNDIAGQPKAMQKSNRPVKAIRSRLKGKEGRLRQNLMGKRVDFSARTVITGDPNLSLDEVGVPRSIARTLTYPEVVTPYNIEKLQQLVANGPNEHPGARYIVRDNGERIDLRHARRAGGQQLLYGWKVERHLMDGDIILFNRQPSLHKESMMGHRVRVMPYSTFRLNLSVTTPYNADFDGDEMNLHVPQSEESRAELKQLALVPLNIVSPQRNGPLMGIVQDTLCGIYKICRRDVFLTKEQVMNIMLWVPDWDGVIPPPAILKPRPRWTGKQMISMALPSGLNLLRVEKDNSSLAEKFSPLTDGGLLIHGGQLMYGMFSKKTVGASGGGVIHTIFNEYGPDTAVAFFNGAQTIVNYWLLHNGFSIGIGDTIPDAITIQRIENCVRERKKEVEAITASATENTLEPLPGMNVRETFESKVSRALNNARDEAGSETEKSLKDLNNAIQMARSGSKGSTINISQMTAVVGQQSVEGKRIPFGFKYRTLPHFTKDDYSPESRGFVENSYLRGLTPTEFFFHAMAGREGLIDTAVKTAETGYIQRKLVKALEEVMVKYDGTVRNSLGDVIQFIYGEDGLDGAHIENQRVDVIRCSDEKFRERFRVDLMDPERSLGPEVLEQANEIAGDVEVQRYLDEEWEQLLKDRAFLRTVAKEDDEMMQLPINVQRILETARSTFRIREGAISDLHPAEVIPQVRSLLDRLLVVRGDDPISREAQENATMLFKAQLRSRLAFRRLVTEYSMNKLAFQHVLGAIESRFAKAAANPGEMVGVLAAQSIGEPATQMTLNTFHFAGVSSKNVTLGVPRLKEILNVATNIKTPSMTVYQLPHRCHDKESAKQLRSVVEHTSLRSVTEATEIYYDPDIQTTVIENDRDMVESYFIIPEDVTDATSRQSKWLLRIILSRPKLLDKGLTVQDVAAKIKQAYPKDIAVIFSDNNADEQVIRIRQIQDYKEDEDDEDIEYDVTLKKLEQHLLDTLTLRGVQGVERAFINEKSKVRVLEDGSLFASKTDPLCKEWVLETSGSSLGEVLAVPGVDATRTYSNQFIEVFEVFGIEAARTAVLRELTQVLAFDGSYVNHRHLALLVDVMTVRGYLTPVTRHGINRADNGALMRCSFEETVEILLEAAAFGELDDCRGVSENLILGQMAPAGTGEFDLYLDQNLLNTVVSNNARFGVMGTIGAKDAIISDGAATQYDTGSPMQESAFIGTPDPESAFSPIRQAGAESPGGFTEYQPTGGFGGGFSPAATSPAGYSPSSPFSANPTSPGYSPTSSYSPTSPGMGITSPRFMTSPGFSPASPSFAPTSPAYSPTSPAYGQASPTSPSYSPTSPGFSPTSPNYSPTSPSFSPASPAFSPTSPSYSPTSPAIGGAGRHLSPTSPTSPKYTPTSPGWSPTSPQTYSPTSPNFAGSPTSPGGPTSPGYSPTSPAFSPSSPRQ, encoded by the exons ATGTCGAACGTTTACTTTCCCTACTCCAAGGCGCCGTTGCGCACCATCAAGGAGATTCAGTTTGGTCTATTCTCTCCGGAGGAGATCAAAAGGATGAGCGTGGTGCATGTTGAGTATCCTGAGACGATG GATGAACAACGGATGCGGCCGCGGACAAAGGGTTTGAACGATCCTCGTTTGGGTACGATTGACCGGCAATGGAACTGTGAGACCTGCGAGGAGGGTCAAAAGGAGTGTCCTGGGCACTTTGGACACATCGAGCTGGCGACACCAGTCTTTCACATCG GTTTCTTGACCAAAGTCAAGAAGCTCCTTGAGACTGTCTGCCACAACTGTGGCAAGATCAAAGCCGACACG TCCGACTCCAAATTCTTAGAAGCCCTACGCATGAGAGATCCCAAGCGACGTTTCGACCATATCTGGAGACTCTCTAAGGATGTGTTGATCTGCGAAGCGGACCCTCCAccggacgaggacgagcctTTTTCGAAAGAGAGCTCCAAGCCACTCCGGAGGCATGGTGGTTGCGGTAACGCCCAGCCCACGATTCGTAAAGAGGGTATCACTTTGGTTGGAACATGGAAGCCCAACAAGAGCatgatggatgaggatgagatgcaGCAGCCAGAAAAGAAAGTCATTACTCCTCAGATGGCCTTGAATGTCTTCCGCAACATTTCCCATGAAGATGTTCGGATAATGGGCTTAAGTAATGACTACGCTCGTCCTGAATGGATGATCATCACTGTTCTGCCTgtcccccctcctcctgtcCGTCCTAGTGTTCTCGTCGGTGGTAGCACCAGCGGCCAGCGCGGTGAGGATGATCTGACTTACAAGTTGGCTGAGATTATCCGAGCGAATCAGAATGTCCAGCGATGCGAACAGGAAGGCGCTCCTGAACACGTCGTACGCGAGTTTGAGTCGCTTTTGCAGTACCACGTTGCCACCTACATGGACAATGATATCGCTGGTCAGCCGAAGGCTATGCAGAAATCGAACCGACCGGTCAAGGCTATCCGAAGCCGTTTGAAGGGTAAGGAGGGTCGTCTTAGACAGAACTTGATGGGCAAGCGTGTCGATTTCTCCGCTCGTACTGTCATTACTGGCGATCCGAACCTGTCTCTAGACGAGGTCGGTGTTCCAAGGAGTATCGCTCGGACTCTGACCTACCCCGAAGTtgttactccgtacaacatcgagaagctgcagcagcttGTTGCCAATGGCCCAAACGAACATCCTGGAGCTAGGTATATCGTGCGGGACAACGGGGAGCGTATTGACTTACGCCATGCCCGAAGAGCTGGAGGCCAACAACTGCTGTATGGCTGGAAAGTCGAGCGGCATCTTATGGATGGCGATATCATTCTGTTCAATCGTCAACCTTCCCTGCACAAGGAGTCTATGATGGGTCATCGTGTCCGTGTTATGCCGTATTCGACTTTCCGACTGAACCTGTCTGTCACCACCCCTTATAACGCCGATTTCGACGGTGACGAGATGAACTTGCACGTTCCTCAGAGCGAGGAGTCTCGCGCAGAGTTGAAGCAGCTCGCCTTGGTCCCTCTGAACATCGTGTCTCCCCAGCGTAATGGTCCCCTTATGGGGATCGTGCAAGATACTCTCTGCGGTATTTACAAGATTTGCCGACGTGATGTCTTCTTGACCAAAGAACAGGTCATGAACATTATGTTGTGGGTTCCAGACTGGGATGGAGTTATCCCTCCGCCAGCCATCTTGAAGCCTAGACCTAGGTGGACTGGAAAGCAGATGATAAGCATGGCTCTTCCATCTGGGCTCAATTTGTTGCGTGTGGAGAAAGATAACTCTAGTCTGGCAGAGAAGTTCTCGCCCTTGACAGACGGTGGTCTGCTCATCCACGGTGGACAGTTGATGTATGGAATGTTTTCCAAGAAGACTGTTGGTGCTagcggtggtggtgtcaTTCACACTATCTTTAATGAGTACGGGCCGGATACTGCGGTGGCCTTCTTCAATGGGGCACAAACCATTGTCAACTACTGGCTGCTTCACAATGGTTTCAGTATAGGTATTGGTGACACCATTCCCGACGCGATCACGATTCAGCGAATCGAGAATTGTGTgcgagagaggaagaaggaagtcgAAGCTATCACAGCAAGCGCTACGGAGAATACCTTGGAGCCCCTGCCTGGTATGAACGTTCGAGAGACCTTCGAGAGCAAGGTTTCGCGTGCGCTCAACAATGCTCGTGACGAAGCTGGTAGTGAGACTGAGAAGAGTTTGAAGGATCTGAACAACGCCATCCAGATGGCCCGGTCTGGATCTAAGGGTTCGACGATCAATATCTCTCAGATGACTGCTGTTGTGGGTCAGCAGTCCGTCGAAGGCAAGCGTATTCCTTTCGGATTCAAATATCGTACTCTTCCCCATTTCACCAAGGATGATTACTCTCCGGAATCTCGCGGATTTGTGGAAAACTCTTATCTGCGTGGCCTAACCCCAACTGAATTCTTCTTTCATGCCATGGCCGGTCGAGAAGGTCTGATCGATACTGCCGTCAAGACTGCCGAAACTGGTTATATTCAGCGGAAGCTGGTTAAGGCCTTGGAAGAGGTCATGGTTAAGTATGACGGTACTGTCAGAAACTCTCTGGGTGATGTGATACAATTCATCTACGGAGAAGACGGTCTTGATGGTGCTCACATCGAAAACCAGAGGGTCGACGTTATCAGATGCTCTGATGAAAAGTTCAGAGAGCGATTCCGTGTGGATCTCATGGATCCCGAGAGGAGCCTGGGACCTGAAGTCTTGGAACAGGCCAATGAAATTGCTGGCGATGTTGAAGTCCAGAGATATCTCGACGAAGAATGGGAGCAATTGCTCAAAGACCGGGCATTCCTTCGCACTGTCGCgaaagaagacgatgagATGATGCAGCTTCCCATCAACGTGCAGAGAATCCTTGAAACTGCCAGGAGCACATTCCGGATACGTGAAGGGGCCATTAGTGACTTGCATCCTGCTGAGGTTATCCCTCAAGTCCGCTCTCTGCTCGATCGTTTGCTAGTTGTGCGCGGTGACGATCCAATCTCGCGCGAGGCGCAGGAGAATGCCACAATGTTGTTCAAGGCACAGCTTCGCAGTCGCCTTGCATTCCGCAGACTTGTGACCGAGTACTCAATGAACAAGCTCGCCTTCCAGCATGTTCTCGGTGCTATCGAGAGCAGATTTGCTAAGGCTGCTGCTAACCCAGGTGAAATGGTTGGTGTGCTAGCCGCTCAGTCTATTGGTGAGCCCGCTACACAGATGACCTTGAATACTTTCCACTTTGCTGGTGTCTCGTCGAAGAACGTCACCCTCGGTGTTCCTCGTCTCAAGGAAATTCTTAACGTCGCTACCAACATAAAGACGCCATCTATGACTGTTTACCAGTTGCCGCACAGATGCCACGATAAGGAATCTGCTAAACAGTTGCGAAGCGTTGTTGAGCATACCAGCCTGAGATCCGTTACAGAAGCCACTGAGATCTACTACGACCCGGACATCCAGACCACAGTCATTGAAAATGATAGGGATATGGTCGAGTCCTACTTCATCATTCCGGAGGATGTCACAGACGCCACTTCTCGGCAGTCCAAGTGGTTGCTTCGTATCATTCTCAGTCGGCCAAAGCTCCTGGATAAGGGTCTCACGGTGCAGGATGTTGCTGCCAAGATTAAGCAGGCTTATCCCAAGGATATCGCGGTTATCTTCAGTGATAACAACGCTGATGAGCAGGTCATCCGTATCCGTCAAATCCAGGATtacaaggaagacgaggatgacgaggacatTGAATACGACGTCACTCTGAAGAAACTGGAACAGCATCTTCTGGATACTCTCACTCTCCGTGGTGTTCAGGGAGTGGAACGGGCCTTCATTAACGAGAAGAGCAAAGTCCGTGTTCTTGAGGATGGCAGTCTGTTTGCAAGCAAGACCGATCCTCTCTGCAAGGAGTGGGTTCTTGAAACCAGTGGTTCTTCCCTCGGTGAGGTCCTGGCTGTCCCTGGAGTGGACGCTACACGTACGTACTCGAACCAGTTTATCGAGGTCTTTGAAGTCTTTGGTATTGAAGCTGCCCGTACGGCCGTGCTTCGGGAATTGACCCAAGTGCTTGCCTTCGACGGTTCCTATGTAAACCACCGTCATCTGGCGCTTCTGGTCGACGTCATGACTGTGCGAGGGTATCTGACACCGGTAACTCGCCACGGTATCAATCGTGCTGACAATGGTGCTCTGATGCGGTGTTCGTTCGAAGAGACGGTGGAGATTCTATTGGAAGCTGCAGCTTTCGGAGAGCTTGACGACTGCCGCGGTGTATCAGAGAATCTGATCCTGGGACAGATGGCGCCTGCTGGTACAGGAGAGTTTGACCTCTACCTTGACCAAAACCTCCTCAACACTGTTGTGTCGAACAATGCACGGTTCGGTGTTATGGGAACCATTGGGGCCAAGGATGCCATCATTTCCGACGGCGCTGCCACACAGTACGATACTGGTTCGCCCATGCAGGAAAGTGCATTCATTGGTACCCCCGACCCGGAGTCAGCATTCTCGCCCATTCGCCAGGCAGGTGCCGAGTCTCCTGGCGGCTTCACCGAGTACCAACCTACGGGTGGCTTTGGAGGTGGTTTCAGCCCCGCTGCTACAAGCCCGGCAGGCTATTCACCCAGCAGCCCGTTCAGCGCCAATCCCACGTCTCCTGGGTACTCCCCAACTTCAAGCTATTCACCTACATCTCCTGGCATGGGCATCACCAGTCCTCGTTTTATGACGTCGCCTGGCTTCTCTCCGGCCAGCCCATCGTTCGCTCCAACCTCGCCTGCATATTCACCGACGTCGCCGGCATATGGACAGGCATCCCCGACGTCTCCGTCCTACTCTCCCACATCGCCAGGGTTCTCACCAACATCGCCCAACTACAGCCCTACGTCCCCCAGCTTCAGCCCGGCTTCTCCTGCGTTCAGCCCTACGTCGCCTAGCTACAGCCCGACCAGTCCTGCCATCGGTGGCGCCGGTCGACACCTATCTCCTACTTCACCTACATCTCCCAAGTACACGCCTACATCTCCTGGCTGGTCTCCTACGAGCCCGCAGACGTACTCACCTACGTCGCCTAACTTTGCTGGATCGCCGACGTCTCCGGGCGGCCCCACCTCCCCTGGATACAGTCCTACGTCCCCCGCCTTCAGCCCTTC GTCTCCTCGCCAGTGA
- a CDS encoding putative MFS allantoate transporter, with protein sequence MTDTKEAELDVRCSDSLEKKDDIAPEDIRDIGANLYAEVERLSPEEIEEEGIRVRKMLDRRILPILYLTFVMQFLDKLSLNYASAYTLIPDLGLEGQRYSWVAAIFYFGYVFWAIPANLLIQRLPLAKYMGGVIIIWAGLVIAHIGAKNYAGILVLRFLLGMAEACVSPCLMSFTSMFYKRSEQPLRMSLWMSGNGMATMIGALLSFGVGHSHNTNIHSWQLIFLTIGLMNFATGCLFLWLMPDSPSSAKFLTHRQRVVAVQRVSENMIGVKTKQIKPHQALEALYDPKVLFSLGIGIGCGVINGGVSNFSSALIKGFGFNGIYATLLQLPTGVTQAVVVPICGLIATYVRDSRCLVLAAVCLIPFGGLLGIRFTSLDHRWTLVGCTWLQYIIGAPIIVSWNLLATNVAGHTKRSMANGMWFTMFAAGHVAGAKIFFAREAPRYHSALAGLLICYAGMIVLALASYTYMKWENLRRDRKPSPDDDVSRREEAAILDGFKDLTDMKSKNFRYAL encoded by the exons ATGACCGACACTAAGGAGGCCGAGTTAGATGTGCGATGCTCCGACAGTCTGGAGAAAAAGGATGATATTGCACCTGAGGATATTAGAGACATTGGAGCAAACCTCTATGCGGAGGTGGAGCGATTATCGCCAGAGGAaatagaggaagaagggatCCGAGTGCGCAAGATGTTAGATCGAAGGATATTGCCAATT CTATACTTGACCTTTGTAATGCAGTTTCTGG ACAAGCTTTCGCTCAACTATGCCTCGGCCTATACCCTGATCCCAGATCTCGGTCTCGAAGGCCAGAGATATTCTTGGGTTGCTGCTATTTTCTACTTTGG GTACGTGTTCTGGGCAATCCCGGCGAATCTCCTGATTCAACGATTGCCCCTAGCGAAGTATATGGGTGgagtcatcatcatttgGGCCGGGCTCGTTATTGCGCATATCGGCGCTAAGAATTATGCGGGTATCCTGGTTTTGAGATTCCTGTTGGGCATGGCAGAGGCATGCGTAAGTCCGTGCC TGATGAGTTTCACTTCCATGTTCTACAAGAGATCTGAACAGCCTCTGCGTATGAGTCTCTGGATGTCTGGCAACGGCATGGCCACGATGATCGGAGCGCTTCTCAGTTTCGGAGTGGGCCATTCTCATAATACCAATATTCACAGCTGGcagctcatcttcctgacGATTGGTCTGATGAACTTCGCCACTGgttgtctctttctctgGCTGATGCCCGACTCCCCTAGTTCCGCAAAGTTCCTCACCCACCGGCAACGCGTCGTGGCTGTTCAGCGAGTATCAGAGAACATGATCGGAGTCAAAACCAAGCAGATCAAGCCGCATCAGGCCCTCGAAGCATTATACGACCCCAAGGTTCTTTTCAGCCTAGGAATCGGAATTGGCTGCGGCGTCATCAACGGCGGCGTGTCCAACTTCTCCTCGGCGCTCATCAAGGGTTTCGGCTTCAACGGCATCTACGCAacccttctccagctcccTACTGGAGTCACCCAAGCCGTTGTGGTGCCTATCTGCGGCCTGATCGCGACCTACGTCCGCGACTCGCGCtgcctcgtcctcgccgcAGTATGCCTCATCCCGTTCGGTGGGCTCCTCGGCATCCGATTCACCAGCCTCGACCACAGATGGACTCTGGTCGGCTGCACCTGGCTGCAGTACATTATCGGCGCCCCAATCATCGTGTCGTGGAACCTCTTAGCGACAAACGTCGCCGGACATACCAAGCGCTCAATGGCCAATGGCATGTGGTTCACCATGTTCGCAGCAGGTCACGTCGCTGGCGccaagatcttcttcgcccgGGAAGCGCCCCGGTACCACTCCGCTTTGGCAGGTCTGCTGATCTGTTATGCTGGCATGATTGTCCTAGCGCTTGCTTCGTACACATATATGAAATGGGAGAATCTGCGGAGAGATCGCAAGCCATCGCCGGACGATGATGTCTCGCGGCGCGAGGAAGCCGCCATCCTTGATGGGTTCAAAGACTTGACTGACATGAAGTCAAAGAATTTTCGTTATGCGTTATGA
- a CDS encoding putative DNA repair protein Dds20/Mei5, with protein MSSMNLNGKRRRVEGAASTLSKPFKSPLRKPVQGTVGKEKAFNNSSIKTEAAGQEPQDADGKDAQEHLIPRTSISSKLTSLTSSSPASPVPSLQNRKRKPGTNQITPSKKNILADPVISALQKEERALQSRLSALRSELDTVQQALRIESSSKDAELEALILKWKTVSQEAAEEVFEGARERVSRMGGMKAWRERMQSDSARREQEEMNLWYGNAEAEGPEINEEELEQRKAELLDEVEMPRKEQEVVSEREIAEDEEFTMDIMLKMLNIDLKMIGYDKSTQQWIK; from the exons ATGTCTTCTATGAATCTGAACGGAAAACGACGTCGCGTCGAAGGTGCCGCTTCTACGCTCTCGAAGCCGTTCAAATCACCTCTCCGCAAGCCAGTGCAGGGCACTGTGGGCAAGGAAAAGGCATTCAACAACTCTTCCATCAAGACTGAGGCTGCAGGGCAAGAACCGCAAGATGCCGATGGCAAGGATGCACAGGAACATCTTATACCACGGACTTCCATCTCATCTAAACTAACTTCTCTTACAAGCTCATCTCCCGCCTCGCCAGTTCCAAGTTTGCAAAATCGAAAACGAAAACCTGGCACGAATCAGATAACTccatcgaagaagaacatcTTAGCAGATCCTGTTATCTCAGCGCTtcagaaggaagaaagagcccTACAATCCAGACTGTCTGCTCTCCGCTCTGAACTCGATACAGTACAGCAAGCTCTTCGAATTGAATCATCATCGAAAGATGCCGAGCTCGAAGCTCTGATCCTTAAATGGAAGACTGTAAGCCAGGAAGCTGCGGAAGAGGTTTTCGAAGGAGCTCGAGAGCGGGTCTCTCGGATGGGGGGTATGAAGGCTTGGAGAGAGCGGATGCAGAGCGACAGCGCCAGGCGGGAACAGGAGGAAATGAACTTGTGGTATGGCAATGCCGAAGCGGAGGGGCCGGAGATTAATGAAGAGGAACTGGAGCAGCGGAAAGCtgagctccttgatgaagTTGAGATGCCTCGGAAGGAACAGGAGGTGGTTAGTGAAAGGGAGATAGCTGAAGACGAG GAATTTACAATGGACATTatgctgaagatgctgaaTATCGACTTGAAGATGATCGGATATGATAAGTCGACTCAACAATGGATTAAATGA
- a CDS encoding ubiquitin ligase complex subunit HRD3: MKNLRLWRFLPLALLLLQALGVESKVQSENGHASIEVTSEAYQHGSKYAGEAEGSPFWPGQERVDNALRVLHGIKISTTRSEKPSGLVGYALHYAQQAFRILFMNAPQSETTEKRRIDPNVVKAVKELKLAAEEDENPDAMFLLAEMNFYGNFTHPRDFKRAFHWYQSLADLTGNSTAQYMLGFMYATGIGDGVERDQAKALLYHTFAAEGGNTRSEMTLAYRHHAGIGTPRDCDQATYYYKKVADKAIKWYRSGPPGGYSMASEAYRWADEEGGVYGEGASVSSSGPNAQRDGVQSSTEASLEDVLEYLDLMSRKGELKATFSLGKLYYDGARGLPRNFRKAMKYFKQVTRRYWNKDGSVNPNHPVGIDKLASKAAGHVGMMYLRGEGVEQNFNNALTWFRRGLVNGDSLCQHEIGLMYLHGYGVPQDAFKAASYFKSAADQDYPASETRLGVLFLDQGDVATATRYFELAARWGSMEAFYYLAELSNNGIGRQRHCGMAASYYKMVAERAEAIHSSFAESNAAYERGDKEAALIPAMMAAEQGYESAQANVAFLLDEQRSLLSLDTMLPGIKKSRPSLLRNAALALIYWTRSAKQANIDSLIKMGDYYLSGTGIEADPEKASICYHTAAEAHYSAQAYWNLGWMHENGVAVEQDFHMAKRYYDLALEANAGAYLPVKLSLIKLRIRSYWNKITNGKVNSIREEEEQKPRRTFKEWIAAFIENDEEEEAYHSQLYKHAEDEDDMLSSNPDARRLDEHRHDDGYYDDLDLDIDESVLEGLIIVTLAATLLVLVYLRQQRNRPRPNENPGNNAAVVNNQNDRGFFPQPGDPEFAQWVAGGVGH; this comes from the exons ATGAAGAACCTACGGCTATGGCGTTTTCTGCCTCTGGCGCTCC tgctgctgcaggcgctTGGGGTTGAATCGAAAGTTCAGTCAGAGAATGGTCATGCATCAATAGAAGTCACTTCCGAAGCATATCAGCATGGAAGCAAATATGCGGGTGAAGCTGAGGGATCTCCCTTCTGGCCCGGACAAG AACGTGTCGACAACGCCCTTAGAGTCCTCCACGGAATAAAGATTTCAACCACCCGATCCGAGAAGCCATCAGGCCTCGTTGGATACGCCTTACATTACGCCCAACAGGCGTTCCGCATCCTGTTCATGAATGCACCTCAATCGGAGACAACTGAGAAGCGAAGAATCGACCCGAATGTTGTCAAAGCCGTGAAAGAACTCAAGCTGGcagcggaggaggatgagaaccCTGATGCGATGTTCCTATTAGCGGAAATGAACTTCTATGGCAACTTTACACATCCGCGCGATTTCAAGCGCGCCTTCCATTGGTACCAGAGCCTTGCGGACTTGACTGGAAATAGTACAGCGCAATATATGCTCGGTTTCATGTACGCCACCGGCATCGGGGACGGGGTGGAGCGCGACCAGGCGAAGGCATTGTTGTATCATACCTTTGCTGCGGAAGGAGGGAACACGAGGTCGGAGATGACGCTGGCGTATCGCCACCACGCTGGCATCGGAACTCCCAGAGACTGCGATCAAGCGACCTATTACTACAAGAAAGTGGCGGACAAGGCGATTAAATGGTATCGATCTGGGCCACCCGGTGGCTATAGCATGGCTAGTGAAGCATATCGGTgggcggacgaggagggtGGCGTTTACGGCGAGGGTGCTAGCGTCTCAAGCTCAGGGCCTAACGCACAGCGTGATGGGGTCCAGTCTAGTACGGAAGCTAGCTTGGAGGATGTTCTAGAATACCTGGACCTCATGTCGCGCAAGGGGGAGCTCAAGGCCACGTTTAGCTTGGGGAAGCTATACTACGATGGGGCGCGAGGCCTGCCTCGGAATTTCCGAAAGGCAATGAAGTACTTCAAGCAGGTAACGAGACGCTACTGGAACAAGGACGGCTCAGTCAACCCCAATCACCCCGTGGGGATAGATAAACTTGCTTCGAAAGCAGCAGGCCACGTTGGAATGATGTACCTGCGCGGCGAAGGCGTCGAGCAGAATTTCAACAACGCTCTTACTTGGTTCAGGCGGGGACTGGTCAATGGCGACTCGCTCTGTCAGCACGAGATCGGACTCATGTATCTTCACGGCTACGGCGTGCCCCAGGATGCGTTCAAGGCCGCCTCGTATTTCAAATCGGCTGCTGATCAGGACTATCCTGCCTCGGAGACCAGACTTGGAGTTCTTTTCCTGGATCAGGGGGATGTCGCCACGGCTACCCGATATTTCGAGCTGGCTGCTCGCTGGGGATCCATGGAGGCTTTCTATTACCTGGCGGAGCTATCGAACAATGGCATCGGCAGGCAACGACACTGTGGCATGGCCGCATCGTATTATAAAATGGTCGCAGAGCGTGCCGAAGCGATTCATTCGTCGTTTGCCGAATCAAACGCCGCGTACGAGAGAGGCGATAAAGAAGCGGCTTTGATCCCAGCTATGATGGCTGCAGAGCAGGGCTACGAAAGCGCTCAGGCAAATGTAGCATTCCTACTCGATGAGCAGCGCTCATTGCTGTCGCTCGACACTATGCTACCTGGGATTAAGAAGTCTCGCCCGTCTCTCCTTCGAAACGCTGCTTTAGCGCTGATCTACTGGACACGTTCGGCCAAACAGGCGAATATCGACTCGCTGATCAAGATGGGTGACTACTATCTCAGCGGAACTGGTATCGAAGCCGACCCTGAAAAAGCTTCTATCTGCTATCATACCGCTGCGGAAGCCCATTACAGTGCACAGGCCTACTGGAACCTTGGCTGGATGCACGAGAACGGAGTCGCCGTGGAGCAAGACTTTCATATGGCCAAAAGATACTACGACTTGGCGCTCGAAGCAAATGCAGGAGCTTATCTGCCTGTGAAATTAAGCCTGATAAAGCTGCGGATACGTAGTTATTGGAACAAGATTACGAATGGAAAGGTCAACTCCAttcgagaggaagaag AACAAAAGCCTCGTCGGACATTCAAAGAGTGGATTGCGGCGTTTATTGAGaatgacgaagaggaggaggctTACCACTCACAGTTGTACAAGCAcgcggaagatgaagatgacatGCTGTCTTCGAATCCAGATGCCCGCCGCCTTGATGAACACCGCCATGACGATGGCTACTATGATGACCTCGACCTCGACATTGATGAGAGCGTACTGGAAGGTCTCATTATTGTCACCTTGGCTGCCACATTACTCGTACTTGTATACTTGAGGCAGCAGCGAAACCGGCCGAGGCCGAACGAGAATCCGGGTAACAACGCAGCGGTAGTGAACAATCAAAACGACCGCGGGTTTTTCCCGCAGCCTGGAGATCCGGAGTTTGCCCAGTGGGTTGCCGGTGGTGTTGGACATTGA